In Chitinophagaceae bacterium, the DNA window CATTATAAGTAACAACAGCACTGCATAAATTAAATGCGGTAAAGGAAGTAACAGGCGCCGGACACGATATAATAACCGGGGAAGTATTTATAGTGAAAGGTATGGAGGTACTAAGAATCTGGTTAGGGCTATTGCAAATAACGCGTAGTTTATAATTTGTGCTTCCGGTTAATGAGGAAGGAAGAGTTACCGCTATGCTTCCGGATAATGAGCCCGCTAATGTGCCAACCACAGTCGGTGAGTTAAATGTTCCGAATTCATCAGACAATTCTGCTGTGTACAAATTTCCTGTTGCAACATAATTGCTGGAGGCAAAAGTAATATTGAAAGAAGTACCGGCGCAAAAGGCGGAACCGGGAAGCGTGAGTGAATTACCCAGTTTGAATTTCCAAAGATCATTTTTAGAAATCGTTCCATCATCACCAAAGCCCAGCCAGCTTTCGGTATTGGTATTAAAAAAGATAGCACTGTTTCTTGCATTACCCGGAAAGTCTGCTCTTCTGGTCCATATTGTTGATGCAGGATCATATTCCCAAACATCATTATCATTAAAACCGAGTGGATCAAAACCACCACACAAGTATCCTTTGTTGTCAAATGAAATAACAGCTGCGCCTCTTCTGGCTCCATTGGGAAAATCGGCAAGTTGCAACCAGGAGTTTAAGGAAGGATCATATTCCCAAAGATCATCATAATAAACATCTGCATTATCAATACCGGCGCAGAGATATCCCTTTGAGCTTACTGAAAATCCACAGGCTTCCTGCCGTACGCCGCCAGGGAAAACTGCTTTCTGTATCCATTGATTGGTAAGCGGATCATATTCCCAGAAATCATTTTTTGAAGATCCGGTTGTTCCGGTCCCTACATATGCTTTAGCATTCACTACAAATGCAATTGCTTCCTGCCTGGCAGCACCACCAAAATTTGCTTTCTGTAACCATGTATTTGAGATCGGATCATATTCCCACAAGTCATTCAAATAGGTTCCGTTAAATCCGGTTGCCATGTATCCCTTTGAATTGATAGCAAAACCAACAGCTCCTGTTCTGCCGGCACCCGGACAGGCCGCCTTCTGCGTCCATATGTTGTTGGAAGGATCGAATTCCCATAAATCATTGAGGTAAGTATTTCCATCGAATCCTGAGGCCATATATCCCTTGTTATTCATGGAAAAAGAAACGGCGCCTGTTCTTGCATATCCGCCGAATACCGCTTTTTGAACCCAGCTATTAGTTAGCTGATCGTATTCCCAGAAATCGTAGCGGGCAGTGAGGCCATCAAAGCCGGTACCGACATAAGCTTTCGTTCCAAATGAAAATCCAACAGCATTGTACCTTCCTGCACCTCCGAAATTTGCTTTCGCAGTCCATGTATTACTGATTGGATTATATTCCCAAAGGTCATTTTTATAAGTACCATCAAGACCGGTAGTGATGTAACCTTTCGAACCAATTGTAAATGAAACGGAGTTCGATCTGGCACTTCCTGCAAAATTGGCTTTCTGAGTCCAGGTGTTTGTTAACTGATCATATTCCCAGAAATCATTTTTTCTCACAACGCCATCATAGCCGGTACCTAAATATCCTTTTGTACCGATTGAAAATCCTGCTGCGGCTGATCTACCAACACCACCAAAGTTGGCTTTTTGAAGCCATGAATTGGAAGCCTGGTCATATTCCCAAAAATCAGCTTTACGTACAGAGCCTGTATAGCCTGTTCCGATATATCCTTTGGTTCCAATTGAAAAACCTACTGCTCCCGACCTTGGATCACCTGTGAAGGTTGCCTTTTGCGACCATGAATTTGATGTCTGGTCATATTCCCAGAAATCATTTTTGTAATTAAGTCCATCATAACCTAATCCGATATAACCTTTTAATCCAATGGAAAAACTGGTAGCACCTGAACGATTCCCGCCGGTAAGAGTAGATTTTTGAGACCAACTGTTTAAGGATGCATCGTATTCATAAAAATCACTATAGAAATTCGAATTAAAAAAGCCTGTACCGATATAACCTTTGGTTCCTATTGACATTGCACAGGCATTATAGCGGGGCGTAGCACCGTGTCCTAATGGAGTGCTTGAAGACCAGCCCGGTTGGGCGCCTGTATATTTAACCAATAGATTGCATAGGAATACCAGCAGTAAAATGCGAAATGGTGTTTTCATCATTTTTTTTTGAACGCCCAAAGATAGCTGATGTATTACTTAAGGAAAAAAGGATAGTAAGAAGAACACCTAATTAAGATTGTCAGATCTAAAAAGGCAGAATAAAAGGAATGTGATTCCCTGCATATCACTGATCGATCTGAACTCCCAAAGTTTTTAATTCTTCTGGAGAAACTGTAGGTGGCATTTCACCTTTGTTGATTTTTTCAATCACTAAATGCGCAACAGAGGCTGCCATTTCTTTTGTGTTGAAACCTTTATTTCCGGGAAGAGCTGGTATAGACGACTGATGTATCATCAGTTTTTCATCTTTGTAAATATCGTATCCGAATGTATTTTCTTCGGATTCAATTATAGTGTATTTAAAACCGGCTGGTAGTTCAGTTTCTTTTTTGGTTACTACAACTGCAGCGTTATGAATGGTATCGGTGTTGTCTTCCGTCTTTATCACCGTGTTATCCGGCTGCCCGGCAACTGTATTTTCAGTGGTGTTTGTTTCGTCAGCATGATTACAGGAATAAAGGATAAGGAATATAACTCCAACCAATAATTGCCGGGATAGAAATAACTGGAATGCTTTCATAATGCGGAGAATTTTTTGATCAAAAAAAACGCATGTTCTTATCAGGAAAGTTTTTGAAGTCCTGTTCTGAGTTTTATAATCGACTCTTCAATTTCATTTGTCTTACAGGTTCCAACAGAAAGTCTGTACCACGTTGACTCATGAGAAGTACCAAAAGCATAAAACGGAACAAGGGCAATTCCACATTCATTCAACAGGTAAGCAGTGATTTCTTCTGTAGTATATAAAGTTTTGCCGTCTGCTTTTTGTTTTCCTTTAAGATCAAACTGAACAGTGAGATAAAGTGCAGCCTGTGGAGCAATTGCATCAACTTTATGTCCTTCATTTTTAAGTGCCATAAGGCCTTTATAAATTCCATTCAGCCGAAGATCAATTTGTGACCTGAAGGACGTCATATACGTTTGAATTTCATCACCCTGCTTCAGGAAATGAGCAGTAGCTACCTGCTCCGGTTTTGGAGCCCATGCACCAATGTGTGATGCAATAGATTTCATTTTATCGATCAGATCTGCAGGGCCAAATGCCCAGCCGACACGAAGACCTGTGGCTGCAAATGCTTTTGACATTCCATCCATAAAAATGGTATAGTCTCTCAACGCAGGGCGCAATGAAACAGGATCATAATGTACCGTTTCACCAAAGGTGAGCTGCCAGTACATCTGATCATA includes these proteins:
- a CDS encoding HYR domain-containing protein, with protein sequence MMKTPFRILLLVFLCNLLVKYTGAQPGWSSSTPLGHGATPRYNACAMSIGTKGYIGTGFFNSNFYSDFYEYDASLNSWSQKSTLTGGNRSGATSFSIGLKGYIGLGYDGLNYKNDFWEYDQTSNSWSQKATFTGDPRSGAVGFSIGTKGYIGTGYTGSVRKADFWEYDQASNSWLQKANFGGVGRSAAAGFSIGTKGYLGTGYDGVVRKNDFWEYDQLTNTWTQKANFAGSARSNSVSFTIGSKGYITTGLDGTYKNDLWEYNPISNTWTAKANFGGAGRYNAVGFSFGTKAYVGTGFDGLTARYDFWEYDQLTNSWVQKAVFGGYARTGAVSFSMNNKGYMASGFDGNTYLNDLWEFDPSNNIWTQKAACPGAGRTGAVGFAINSKGYMATGFNGTYLNDLWEYDPISNTWLQKANFGGAARQEAIAFVVNAKAYVGTGTTGSSKNDFWEYDPLTNQWIQKAVFPGGVRQEACGFSVSSKGYLCAGIDNADVYYDDLWEYDPSLNSWLQLADFPNGARRGAAVISFDNKGYLCGGFDPLGFNDNDVWEYDPASTIWTRRADFPGNARNSAIFFNTNTESWLGFGDDGTISKNDLWKFKLGNSLTLPGSAFCAGTSFNITFASSNYVATGNLYTAELSDEFGTFNSPTVVGTLAGSLSGSIAVTLPSSLTGSTNYKLRVICNSPNQILSTSIPFTINTSPVIISCPAPVTSFTAFNLCSAVVTYNAATATGFPTPSIIYSKNSGTVFQTGITNVIATVSNACNTVNCNFNVTVIDNQPPSITCPATVNANASPGQCSANGVSLGSPVVSDNCGVAGFTNNAPSSFPVGNTAVTWTVTDVNGNTNQCVQTVIVSDNQLPVITCPATVNVNAATGLCSASGVVLGTPSVSDNCGIANVTNNAPSAFPVGNTVVTWSAIDVNSNAKQCAQTVTVTDNQTPVITGCPANIISRNHSATWIPPVASDNCGIASFTSNYAPGAIFPNGISTVTYTATDVNGKISTCSFTVKTNQIHYTIIASGPLTICKPGSIMLSAFPSGNFYQWFKNGNLISGATEINYSAATDGSYFCKVTDDFGSVNSNTLTVNSVSKPAAAITPSEAVTICEGQSILLSANTGTGLTYQWKKGTANINGATNSTYQVTQPGAYKVTVKNSTSCSKSSAATSVSVSCKEDIAVNEQINIKVFPNPNDGNFTVSYNTAGNNTSIIQVANLLGQVVYEKVSKDNNPISFNFNNEAAGIYFVRLKCDDRTVVKKIEIIR
- a CDS encoding aminotransferase class I/II-fold pyridoxal phosphate-dependent enzyme, translated to MAETLIGSEIIKLAAEVNEKIKQGEKIFNFTIGDFDPKVFPIPLALENEIIKSYQNKQTNYPPANGMAELRKEVSLFLANGGMHYSPDEILITSGGRPAIYTAYTTLIQPGDGVIFPVPSWNNNHYCHLSGARPIMIEAKLENNFMPSAADIKPHIKNANLIALCSPQNPTGTAFTKKALEEICDLVLEENERRGSDQKPIYLLYDQMYWQLTFGETVHYDPVSLRPALRDYTIFMDGMSKAFAATGLRVGWAFGPADLIDKMKSIASHIGAWAPKPEQVATAHFLKQGDEIQTYMTSFRSQIDLRLNGIYKGLMALKNEGHKVDAIAPQAALYLTVQFDLKGKQKADGKTLYTTEEITAYLLNECGIALVPFYAFGTSHESTWYRLSVGTCKTNEIEESIIKLRTGLQKLS
- a CDS encoding DUF4907 domain-containing protein, yielding MKAFQLFLSRQLLVGVIFLILYSCNHADETNTTENTVAGQPDNTVIKTEDNTDTIHNAAVVVTKKETELPAGFKYTIIESEENTFGYDIYKDEKLMIHQSSIPALPGNKGFNTKEMAASVAHLVIEKINKGEMPPTVSPEELKTLGVQIDQ